A window from Telopea speciosissima isolate NSW1024214 ecotype Mountain lineage chromosome 8, Tspe_v1, whole genome shotgun sequence encodes these proteins:
- the LOC122672285 gene encoding uncharacterized mitochondrial protein AtMg00860-like — translation MEDVEAKVTPMEEISVVRDFPDVFSEDLTREEEHADHLRFVLQRLREKQLYAKFNKCEFWLQQVAFLGHLVSMKGIEVDPGKVQSVVDWEIPKNVADIRSFLGLAGYYRRFIENFSKISTPMTRLTRKGVKFEWSDNVRKTSKI, via the exons ATGGAGGATGTTGAAGCTAAGGTTACACCGATGGAAGAGATTAGTGTAGTAAGAGATTTCCCTGATGTCTTTTCAGAAGACCTCACACG CGAAGAAGAGCATGCAGACCATCTTCGATTTGTGCTTCAGCGATTGAGAGAAAAGCAATTATATGCGAAGTTCAACAAGTGTGAGTTCTGGTTGCAACAAGTGGCTTTTCTAGGTCATTTGGTATCTAtgaagggtattgaagttgaccctggcaaggtaCAGTCGGTAGTTGATTGGGAgatacccaagaatgtggcagaTATTCGTAGTTTTCTTGGTCTAGCCGGTTACTATAGGAGATTCATCgagaacttttcaaaaatctctaCTCCTATGACTCGattgacccgaaagggagtaAAATTCGAATGGTCGGACAATGTGAGAAAAACTTCCAAGATCTGA